The proteins below come from a single Magallana gigas chromosome 10, xbMagGiga1.1, whole genome shotgun sequence genomic window:
- the LOC105340628 gene encoding GATOR2 complex protein MIOS-A, translating into MSDPRWSVTDLQVFIDFSMTYALTPDGVSLISRFVDMTGDIQTAALLCVFSLPNEMSKDERVLNWIESYRELLDRWRLWHHRSKFDIIWRAGDNFCVISQAFVSCNFCGKSIACNMPVASRARPHNSYSAGTLTSTKPKISCCPGCRKPLPRCSLCLTHLGTPSGSALYTQKDKTTYSAKMTAIDDWFTWCQSCRHGGHASHLLEWFAEHSECPVTGCNCKCSTLDHTARLAAES; encoded by the exons ATGTCTGACCCCCGATGGAGTGTCACCGATCTCCaagttttcattgattttagTATGACCTATG CTCTGACCCCTGATGGAGTGTCCCTCATCTCAAGGTTTGTGGACATGACGGGTGATATACAGACGGCTGCCCTGCTGTGTGTGTTCTCTCTCCCCAACGAGATGTCCAAGGACGAGCGAGTTCTGAACTGGATAGAATC GTACAGAGAACTTTTGGATCGATGGAGACTCTGGCATCACAG ATCTAAATTTGACATCATCTGGCGGGCCGGTGACAACTTCTGCGTTATCTCCCAGGCGTTTGTCAGCTGTAACTTCTGCGGAAAATCCATCGCCTGCAACATGCCCGTCGCTAGTCGTGCTCGACCACACAATTCTTACTCAGCCGGAACATTGACGTCCACAAAACCAAAG ATATCGTGCTGCCCCGGATGTAGGAAGCCCCTCCCCCGGTGTTCCCTGTGTCTGACCCACCTAGGGACGCCCTCAGGGTCTGCTCTGTACACACAGAAGGATAAAACAA CATATTCAGCAAAGATGACGGCCATTGATGATTGGTTCACCTGGTGCCAATCATGCAGACACGGAGGCCACGCCTCTCACCTGTTAGAGTGGTTTGCTGAGCACTCTGAATGCCCCGTCACTGGGTGTAACTGTAAATGTTCTACCCTCGATCACACTGCCAGGTTAGCGGCCGAGAGCTGA